A genome region from Methylohalobius crimeensis 10Ki includes the following:
- the gspD gene encoding type II secretion system secretin GspD — protein sequence MQWHLAKRLTWAILITTGLASCEYLDTNLREKIPLDSVTAIEPPPEEPEGEIPLSQEEAQPGLEKTEIYPGTKQFMRPVPTPHPKKEAGQYTLNFDDADLGEVAKVILGDILQVNYTMSPKAGGKITLQTTRPLRKDEVMPALEMALRMNGLALTLKNGFYWIGPANEATVGAPIGLVQQKLPPGFQIRIFPLRYVSVESMEKILKPILPPNAILYTDNIRNLMVVAGSASELAPLEDTVQAFDVNYLEGMSVGLFPLDNVDVDTLAQDLKNVLGDKVFGEESSLLRVFPIKRLNALMVISSQPDYLEMAETWIERLDRTTSETSGGVHVYRVQNVDAVELADTLNQIFTGRSSKPPEASLAPGLKKETVSGTTSGSSSSSNSRPRASSSGSAVSTKGEVRIIADESNNALIVIADQEDYRAIERVINRLDIMPLQVFIDASIIEVTLEDQLQYGLQWFVQNKLPKTNSSIGLTENGINLTDAAKEALLSTFSSGFSYTFLNSSRDIGVILQALASDNKLNVISAPSLMVLNNHEANIVVGDQISLRTGSFVNTASSSGVAETFQQRDTGVQLTIKPRVNAGGLVIMELEQTVDDVGAQQDNSGNPTILKREIKSTVAVKDGDTLVLGGLIRDRRSQDEQGIPFLHSLPLIGPLFGSTNERFNRTELVVLLTPRVVQSRGDVYGITNEFKQRLRQIYEVPGNYFEKQIPAKQSGDHRQHESAETKESSDMGG from the coding sequence ATGCAGTGGCACCTTGCAAAACGACTCACTTGGGCGATATTGATCACCACAGGATTGGCAAGCTGCGAATACCTGGACACCAACTTGCGCGAAAAAATCCCGCTCGATTCGGTAACCGCCATAGAACCGCCGCCCGAGGAACCCGAGGGCGAAATTCCCCTGTCCCAGGAGGAAGCACAGCCCGGCTTGGAAAAAACCGAAATCTACCCGGGCACCAAACAGTTTATGCGCCCCGTGCCGACGCCTCACCCCAAGAAGGAAGCCGGCCAGTACACCTTGAATTTCGACGATGCCGACCTGGGAGAGGTGGCTAAAGTCATCTTGGGGGATATCCTCCAGGTCAACTATACGATGAGTCCCAAAGCAGGGGGTAAGATCACCCTTCAGACCACCCGTCCCCTCCGCAAAGATGAAGTGATGCCTGCCCTGGAAATGGCGCTGCGGATGAACGGCTTGGCTTTGACCCTGAAAAACGGCTTTTATTGGATCGGGCCGGCCAACGAGGCGACCGTCGGCGCGCCGATCGGATTGGTGCAACAAAAATTGCCACCGGGATTCCAGATTCGCATTTTCCCCTTGCGTTATGTCAGCGTCGAATCCATGGAGAAAATCCTGAAGCCGATTCTTCCGCCCAACGCCATTCTCTACACCGATAATATCCGCAACCTGATGGTGGTGGCGGGCAGTGCTTCGGAGTTGGCTCCCCTGGAAGACACCGTCCAGGCTTTCGACGTGAATTACCTCGAAGGCATGTCGGTGGGACTGTTTCCCCTCGACAACGTGGATGTCGACACGCTGGCCCAAGACCTGAAAAACGTCTTGGGAGATAAGGTCTTCGGCGAAGAGAGCTCCCTTCTGCGCGTTTTTCCGATCAAACGCCTCAATGCCCTGATGGTCATCTCCAGCCAACCGGACTACCTGGAGATGGCGGAAACCTGGATCGAACGACTGGATCGGACCACTTCCGAGACTTCGGGGGGCGTACACGTCTACCGGGTGCAAAACGTGGATGCGGTCGAACTGGCCGACACCCTGAATCAGATCTTCACCGGCCGCAGCAGTAAACCGCCCGAAGCCTCGCTGGCCCCGGGTTTGAAAAAGGAAACGGTGAGCGGCACAACTTCCGGCAGCTCATCCTCCTCCAACAGCCGCCCCAGGGCTTCCAGTAGCGGTTCGGCTGTTTCCACCAAGGGAGAAGTTCGGATCATTGCCGACGAATCCAACAACGCCTTGATCGTCATTGCCGATCAAGAGGATTACCGAGCCATCGAACGGGTAATCAACCGATTGGACATCATGCCCCTGCAAGTCTTTATCGACGCATCCATTATCGAAGTCACCCTGGAAGACCAGCTGCAATATGGGCTGCAATGGTTCGTGCAAAACAAGCTTCCCAAAACTAATAGCTCGATAGGCCTGACCGAAAACGGAATCAATCTAACCGATGCCGCCAAGGAGGCCCTACTGAGTACCTTCTCCTCCGGCTTCTCTTATACTTTTCTAAATAGTTCGCGAGATATCGGCGTCATCCTGCAAGCGCTGGCAAGCGACAACAAGCTCAATGTCATTTCCGCCCCTTCCCTGATGGTCCTCAACAATCACGAAGCCAATATCGTGGTGGGCGATCAGATTTCCCTGCGCACCGGTTCGTTTGTGAACACCGCGAGCAGCAGCGGGGTTGCGGAAACTTTCCAGCAGCGCGACACCGGCGTCCAGCTGACCATCAAGCCCCGAGTCAATGCCGGCGGCTTGGTGATCATGGAATTGGAGCAAACCGTGGACGATGTGGGGGCTCAACAGGACAACAGTGGGAACCCCACCATCCTCAAGCGCGAAATCAAGAGCACCGTCGCCGTCAAAGACGGGGATACCCTGGTCCTCGGCGGTTTAATCAGGGACAGGAGGAGTCAAGACGAGCAGGGCATTCCCTTCTTGCACTCGTTACCGCTGATCGGCCCCCTGTTTGGCAGCACTAACGAAAGGTTCAATCGCACCGAGTTGGTGGTTCTGCTAACCCCCCGGGTCGTTCAAAGCCGCGGCGATGTCTATGGAATTACCAACGAGTTCAAACAACGACTACGGCAGATTTACGAGGTTCCCGGCAATTACTTCGAGAAGCAGATACCGGCAAAACAGTCTGGCGATCATCGGCAGCATGAATCGGCGGAGACTAAAGAAAGCAGTGACATGGGAGGCTGA
- a CDS encoding PilN domain-containing protein: MAIRIDQLSLPPAWRQFWHWWQDQLIKSIPEACKRWFFHHTHILLALPSEGEVRFWRRKENAVTELEQKAGPDSWRAWQAEEDATFTLLLLPGQYLHKQIYLPLAAQENLRQVIGFELDRQTPFSADQVYFSSRVIERLAGKRQLKVEIALTPREFLDDQLAYFHQAGLKPRHVDAAVWENHYPVPLKFDLLPPRWRTTESHWRHFVNWTLGGILVLLIGLALALPIATQSNILEALEDQVDQTRRTAQITNKLKKQVTELEQKARFVLTRKRAIPPIVEVMNDLSQRLPLDTWLNGFNYREGELRINGHSPAASKLIEILEASPFLSDIHFVSPITQDRRTGLERFQISMNVGYEHDDKPD; this comes from the coding sequence ATGGCCATTCGCATCGACCAACTCTCTCTGCCTCCGGCGTGGCGGCAATTTTGGCATTGGTGGCAAGACCAGCTGATCAAATCCATACCTGAGGCATGCAAGCGCTGGTTCTTCCATCATACCCATATCCTGCTTGCTTTACCGAGTGAGGGGGAAGTCCGATTCTGGCGCCGGAAAGAAAATGCCGTGACCGAGTTGGAGCAAAAAGCAGGTCCCGATTCATGGCGTGCTTGGCAAGCGGAAGAAGACGCCACGTTCACGCTCTTGCTGTTACCCGGCCAGTACCTTCACAAGCAGATCTATTTACCCCTGGCCGCCCAAGAGAACCTGCGCCAGGTAATCGGTTTCGAACTGGATCGCCAAACCCCGTTCAGCGCCGATCAGGTGTATTTTAGCAGCCGGGTGATCGAGCGCCTCGCCGGGAAACGGCAACTGAAAGTCGAAATCGCCCTCACCCCGCGCGAGTTTTTGGACGATCAACTCGCATACTTTCATCAAGCCGGCCTAAAACCCCGGCATGTGGATGCCGCCGTCTGGGAAAACCATTACCCTGTCCCGTTGAAATTCGACCTGCTGCCCCCCCGCTGGCGCACCACCGAGAGTCACTGGCGACACTTCGTGAACTGGACCTTGGGGGGAATTTTGGTTTTGCTGATCGGTTTGGCCCTGGCCCTCCCTATCGCTACCCAAAGCAATATCCTGGAGGCGCTGGAAGATCAGGTCGACCAAACCCGGCGGACGGCTCAAATCACCAATAAACTGAAGAAGCAGGTCACCGAATTGGAACAAAAAGCCCGCTTCGTGCTGACCCGTAAACGCGCCATCCCACCCATCGTTGAGGTCATGAATGATCTTTCCCAAAGACTTCCCCTGGACACTTGGCTGAACGGTTTCAATTACCGAGAGGGAGAACTGCGGATCAACGGCCACTCCCCCGCCGCCTCCAAACTGATCGAGATTCTGGAGGCTTCTCCCTTCCTGAGCGACATACATTTCGTCTCTCCCATCACCCAGGATCGCCGCACGGGACTGGAGCGATTTCAAATCAGCATGAATGTCGGCTACGAGCATGATGACAAACCTGACTGA
- the gspM gene encoding type II secretion system protein GspM produces the protein MMTNLTESQQRLAAWSLTLIPVLLFYFLLVAPYVSWVRSNQERISELQFQLERLSRSAAEEPSWRKRLKSLQTRHNQDEHYLSGETPALASAELQRRLGEIIRTAGGELTSTQVHPQHQEEEFTRIAVRIRLLGNLEVLREVLHSIESNRPLLIVDNLNIRPLPGRRDPKTRQPLPSDRLNMDMEVVGYMPTPTT, from the coding sequence ATGATGACAAACCTGACTGAATCCCAACAGCGTCTGGCGGCGTGGAGCTTGACACTGATACCCGTGCTGCTGTTTTATTTTCTGTTGGTGGCGCCTTATGTCAGCTGGGTGCGTTCCAACCAGGAACGCATCTCCGAACTCCAATTCCAACTGGAACGACTCTCCCGTAGTGCCGCCGAAGAGCCGAGTTGGCGCAAACGTCTCAAGAGCCTGCAAACCCGCCATAATCAGGATGAGCATTATCTCAGCGGAGAGACGCCCGCCCTCGCTTCGGCCGAATTGCAAAGGCGTTTGGGGGAAATCATCCGCACCGCCGGCGGCGAACTGACCAGCACTCAAGTCCACCCCCAACACCAGGAAGAAGAATTCACCCGCATCGCCGTACGGATACGCTTATTGGGCAATTTGGAGGTGTTGCGCGAGGTTTTGCATAGCATCGAATCCAATCGCCCCCTGTTGATCGTGGACAATCTCAATATCCGGCCTTTACCCGGACGCCGCGATCCCAAGACTCGCCAACCGCTCCCTTCCGATCGCTTGAACATGGACATGGAAGTGGTCGGCTATATGCCCACGCCGACAACATGA
- a CDS encoding dicarboxylate/amino acid:cation symporter yields MGKGNHLTIAMLVAIVGAVVVGVGAPGMALHLEIGGEVFLRLLKMLVVPLVMSSVMSGIIGLGDVRKLRRPGAVAIAYYLTTTLLAVIVGVLLVNWIEPGGRIQGEALAGLAKDESIAATADASIATILENLVLMLFTDNLIGAMADTQLLPLIVFSILFAGILSVLGERVGRVTEFIVQLNEALMAFILMIMKIAPLGVFCLVAARFGEAQAQGAFLETLQQIGWYVLTVLLGLGVHAFVVLPVILWVFSRRRPGRFLGRMSPALLTAFSTASSSATLPVTMESAVDRAGVARESVEFVLPLGATINMDGTALYEAVAAIFIAQVLGIELSLLQQATVAITATLAAIGAAGIPEAGLVTMVIVLNAVGLPVEYIGILLSVDWLLDRFRTAVNVWGDSVGSAVVEKVMPFSVQPDSKNPS; encoded by the coding sequence ATGGGAAAGGGTAACCACCTCACAATAGCCATGCTTGTGGCAATCGTGGGTGCCGTCGTGGTGGGGGTGGGCGCCCCCGGGATGGCGCTGCATCTGGAGATCGGTGGTGAAGTATTTCTGCGTCTTTTGAAAATGTTGGTGGTGCCCCTGGTCATGTCGAGCGTGATGAGCGGCATCATCGGTCTAGGGGATGTGCGAAAGCTTCGCCGGCCCGGTGCGGTCGCGATCGCGTACTATCTTACCACGACCTTGCTGGCGGTTATTGTGGGAGTTTTGCTGGTCAATTGGATCGAACCCGGCGGGCGGATTCAGGGAGAGGCCTTGGCCGGACTGGCCAAAGATGAAAGCATCGCTGCAACCGCCGATGCGAGCATCGCTACCATTTTGGAGAATCTGGTGTTGATGCTGTTCACCGACAATCTGATCGGCGCCATGGCCGACACCCAATTGTTGCCTTTGATCGTGTTTTCCATCCTGTTTGCCGGCATCCTGTCCGTCCTTGGGGAGCGGGTCGGCCGGGTGACCGAGTTCATCGTCCAGCTCAACGAGGCCTTGATGGCGTTCATTCTGATGATCATGAAAATCGCCCCGCTGGGAGTCTTTTGTCTGGTGGCGGCGCGCTTCGGAGAAGCTCAGGCTCAGGGCGCTTTTCTGGAAACTTTGCAGCAAATCGGATGGTACGTGTTGACCGTTCTGCTGGGATTGGGGGTCCATGCCTTCGTCGTTCTGCCGGTCATTTTGTGGGTGTTTTCCCGCCGCCGTCCTGGCCGCTTTCTGGGACGCATGTCGCCGGCACTCTTGACCGCCTTTTCCACCGCCAGTTCTTCCGCCACCTTGCCGGTGACGATGGAATCGGCGGTGGATCGGGCCGGGGTGGCGCGCGAATCGGTGGAATTCGTGCTCCCCCTGGGAGCCACCATCAACATGGACGGGACCGCGCTCTACGAGGCGGTGGCGGCGATTTTCATCGCTCAAGTGTTGGGCATCGAGTTGAGCTTGCTGCAGCAAGCGACGGTGGCGATTACCGCCACCCTGGCCGCGATCGGCGCGGCCGGCATTCCCGAAGCGGGCTTGGTGACCATGGTCATCGTGCTCAACGCGGTGGGCCTGCCGGTGGAATACATCGGCATTCTGCTGTCGGTGGACTGGCTGTTGGATCGGTTTCGCACCGCCGTGAA
- a CDS encoding AMP-binding protein: protein MLKFIVRTLLRLFYRVELHGLEQYRNADGRLLVVANHLSFLDPVLLWAFLPGPLTFAVNTHIARLVWVRPFLRFARVFLLDPHQSGALKGLIQHLRGGHRTVIFPEGRITVTGTLMKIYDGTGMVADRAGARVLPVRIDGAQFTPFSRLKGRVRRRWFPKITLHVLAPRDICPPAEIKGAERRKLAGVKLADLMTEMLQVTASSDRTLFATLLDARRLHGGGKRILEDVERRPLTYRKLMTRVLVLARLVDRHTECGSNVGLLLPSTSNTVALMFAVQVTDRLPAMLNYTAGVKGLLGACATGRIERVITSRRFVEMADLEPALKALIEKGVRLFFLEDWVDEVTPRLKLGALWRAWTASWWYRPNSEASRLPAVMLFTSGSEGAPKAVLLSHRNILSNCIQLGTVVDFGPTDVVLNVLPLFHVFGLSAGLILPLTSGIDTFLYPNPLHYKVVPELAYEINATVLFGTNTFLAGYARNAHPYDFYSVRYVFAGAEKLQADVRRLWMDKFGIRILEGYGATETSPVVAVNTPMYYRAGTVGRFLPGIRWRLEPVEGLTEGGRLFVRGPNVMLGYYLPEHPGELVPPVSHFGEGWYDTGDVVRIDEEGFVTICGRLKRFAKVGSEMVSLTEVESLASRIWPGYRHAAVTVPDARKGEAIVLVSECPQVDLEHLRGLARDEGVPELWLPRRVVTTTELPLLGSGKVDCFRLQVRIRESLSEM, encoded by the coding sequence GTGTTGAAATTTATCGTCCGGACGCTGCTGCGTTTATTTTACCGAGTAGAGCTGCACGGCTTGGAACAATATCGGAACGCCGACGGGAGGCTCTTGGTCGTCGCCAATCATTTGTCCTTCCTGGACCCGGTATTGTTGTGGGCGTTTTTGCCCGGCCCGTTGACTTTCGCCGTCAATACCCATATCGCCCGTCTTGTTTGGGTTCGCCCGTTTCTGCGGTTTGCCCGCGTATTTCTTTTGGATCCCCACCAGTCCGGTGCATTGAAAGGTTTGATTCAACATTTGCGCGGCGGCCACCGCACGGTCATTTTTCCCGAGGGGCGGATCACGGTTACTGGCACCTTGATGAAGATTTACGACGGTACCGGCATGGTGGCGGATCGGGCCGGGGCCCGGGTGCTGCCGGTACGGATCGACGGCGCGCAATTCACGCCGTTTTCCCGGCTCAAGGGGCGGGTGCGGCGTCGCTGGTTTCCTAAAATCACCCTGCACGTGCTTGCCCCCCGCGACATTTGCCCGCCAGCCGAAATCAAGGGGGCGGAACGGCGCAAGCTGGCCGGCGTCAAGTTGGCGGATTTGATGACCGAAATGCTCCAGGTGACCGCCTCGAGCGATAGAACCTTATTCGCGACGCTGTTGGACGCCCGCCGTTTGCACGGCGGCGGGAAGCGGATCTTGGAGGATGTGGAACGCCGTCCATTGACCTATCGAAAGTTGATGACCCGCGTTTTGGTTCTGGCCCGGCTGGTCGACCGTCACACCGAATGCGGGAGCAACGTGGGCTTGTTGCTGCCCAGCACTTCCAATACCGTTGCCTTGATGTTTGCGGTCCAGGTGACCGACCGTTTGCCCGCGATGTTGAACTATACCGCCGGCGTGAAGGGGTTACTGGGCGCCTGTGCCACCGGCCGCATCGAAAGGGTGATCACCTCGCGCCGGTTCGTGGAGATGGCCGATTTGGAGCCCGCCTTGAAGGCATTGATCGAGAAGGGCGTGCGTCTCTTCTTTCTGGAGGATTGGGTCGATGAGGTGACGCCTCGGCTTAAGCTTGGCGCGCTTTGGCGTGCCTGGACCGCTTCCTGGTGGTACCGACCGAATTCGGAGGCAAGTCGACTGCCTGCGGTGATGCTGTTCACTTCCGGCTCGGAAGGCGCGCCCAAGGCAGTGCTTTTGTCTCACCGCAATATTCTCAGCAATTGTATTCAACTGGGGACGGTGGTGGATTTCGGTCCCACCGACGTGGTGCTCAATGTGCTGCCGCTTTTTCATGTGTTCGGTCTGAGCGCCGGGCTGATTCTGCCTCTCACTTCCGGCATAGACACTTTTCTGTATCCCAACCCGCTGCACTATAAAGTGGTGCCGGAGTTGGCCTACGAAATCAACGCCACCGTGCTGTTCGGCACCAATACTTTCCTGGCGGGATATGCGCGAAACGCTCATCCTTACGACTTCTACAGCGTGCGGTACGTGTTCGCCGGGGCGGAAAAGCTGCAAGCCGATGTCCGGCGATTGTGGATGGACAAATTCGGCATCCGGATTTTGGAAGGCTACGGCGCCACCGAAACCAGTCCGGTGGTGGCGGTCAATACGCCCATGTATTATCGGGCCGGCACCGTAGGCAGGTTTTTGCCGGGTATCCGGTGGCGCTTGGAGCCGGTGGAAGGTTTGACCGAAGGCGGGCGTTTGTTCGTGCGGGGCCCCAATGTCATGCTGGGCTATTATTTGCCCGAACACCCGGGCGAGCTGGTTCCGCCGGTCTCCCACTTTGGCGAGGGATGGTACGATACCGGCGACGTGGTTCGTATCGACGAAGAAGGTTTCGTCACCATCTGCGGCCGCCTAAAGCGGTTCGCCAAGGTGGGCAGTGAAATGGTGTCTCTGACCGAAGTGGAGTCGCTGGCCTCCCGTATTTGGCCGGGCTATCGCCATGCCGCGGTGACCGTCCCCGACGCCCGAAAGGGGGAGGCGATCGTTCTGGTCTCCGAGTGTCCCCAGGTGGATCTGGAACATCTGCGTGGCCTTGCCCGTGACGAAGGTGTCCCCGAACTTTGGTTGCCGCGCCGGGTCGTTACGACAACCGAATTGCCGCTGCTGGGAAGCGGCAAGGTGGATTGCTTTAGACTCCAAGTACGGATTCGGGAAAGCCTATCGGAGATGTAA